A genomic window from Cupriavidus metallidurans CH34 includes:
- a CDS encoding THUMP domain-containing class I SAM-dependent RNA methyltransferase, with protein MTQAFFVPCPRGLEPALAEELREIARYPAVVAAAPFEVHREVPGGVTFSGEMAAAYAVNLHSRIASRVLLRVAQRGYRHEDDIYSLVRQQRWEQWFSPDETLRVDVTAHKSPLRSLNFTALRVKDGVCDAMRERLGARPSVDTVSPDVRIYAHLTETDCTVYLDTTGEPLFKRGWRMEKGEAPLKENLAAGILRLAGWTAGQTDRPFFDPMCGSGTFLVEAAQVALGLAPGAARTFAFEWLKGCDTKAWQALRADAQRAREQAAGRVTNLKIAGSDISTDMLSMTQANWQRAGLPGDVQLKQVDARFVQPPFADAGLMLMNPPYGERIAVRGDRRGAMEDAPRDEAEEAAANQFAAAFATTLKQSFSGWQAWVFTGDLTMPKRLRLKESRRTPLYNGNIECRLFRFDMVRGGNREQKKD; from the coding sequence ATGACCCAAGCTTTCTTTGTTCCTTGCCCGCGCGGCCTGGAACCCGCCCTTGCCGAGGAACTACGCGAAATCGCGCGGTATCCGGCCGTGGTGGCCGCCGCGCCGTTCGAAGTGCATCGGGAGGTGCCGGGCGGTGTGACGTTCTCGGGGGAGATGGCGGCCGCCTATGCCGTCAACCTCCACTCGCGCATCGCCAGCCGTGTGCTGCTGCGCGTGGCGCAGCGTGGATACCGGCACGAGGACGACATCTACTCGCTGGTGCGCCAGCAGCGCTGGGAACAGTGGTTCTCGCCAGACGAGACGCTGCGTGTCGATGTCACGGCGCACAAGTCGCCGCTGCGCAGCCTGAATTTCACGGCGCTGCGCGTCAAGGACGGCGTCTGCGACGCAATGCGCGAGCGGCTGGGTGCGCGTCCCAGCGTCGATACGGTGAGCCCGGATGTCCGCATCTACGCGCACCTGACCGAAACCGATTGCACCGTCTATCTCGACACCACCGGCGAGCCGCTGTTCAAGCGCGGCTGGCGTATGGAAAAGGGCGAGGCGCCGCTCAAGGAGAACCTGGCCGCCGGCATTCTGCGTCTGGCCGGCTGGACGGCGGGTCAGACCGATCGTCCGTTCTTCGATCCGATGTGCGGCAGCGGCACGTTCCTCGTCGAGGCCGCGCAGGTGGCGCTGGGCCTCGCGCCGGGCGCCGCTCGCACATTTGCGTTCGAGTGGCTGAAGGGCTGCGACACCAAGGCATGGCAGGCGCTGCGTGCCGATGCACAGCGCGCGCGTGAGCAAGCTGCCGGCCGCGTCACGAATCTGAAGATCGCCGGGTCGGATATTTCCACGGACATGCTGTCGATGACCCAGGCCAACTGGCAACGCGCCGGCCTGCCGGGCGATGTGCAACTGAAACAGGTGGATGCGCGCTTCGTCCAGCCGCCTTTTGCCGACGCAGGGCTAATGCTGATGAACCCGCCCTACGGCGAGCGGATTGCCGTGCGTGGCGATCGCCGGGGAGCCATGGAGGACGCGCCACGCGACGAGGCCGAGGAAGCCGCCGCCAACCAGTTCGCCGCGGCGTTTGCGACGACGCTGAAGCAGAGTTTCTCGGGCTGGCAGGCGTGGGTATTCACTGGCGATCTGACGATGCCGAAGCGACTACGCCTGAAAGAATCGCGCCGCACGCCGCTCTACAACGGCAATATCGAGTGCAGGTTGTTCCGGTTCGATATGGTGCGGGGCGGGAATCGGGAACAGAAGAAGGATTGA
- a CDS encoding 2-hydroxychromene-2-carboxylate isomerase yields the protein MSKQVEYFLAPPSPFVYLGHARFVEIANRHKAQVLLKPCDIGKVFAVSGGLPLAQRPPQRQAYRLVELERWSKFLGIPLNLHPTFFPVSGDTAARLIIAAQLANGTARALELTGAISRAVWAEQRNIADAATLSLIAEECGLDGASLLKASEGQAVQAAYAQNTQDAISANVFGAPWFVYDGQPYWGQDRLDFLDRALAAG from the coding sequence ATGAGCAAGCAGGTCGAGTATTTTCTGGCGCCGCCTTCCCCGTTTGTCTATCTGGGGCACGCGCGCTTTGTCGAGATTGCCAACCGTCACAAGGCCCAGGTGCTGCTGAAGCCCTGCGATATCGGCAAGGTTTTCGCGGTGTCGGGCGGCCTGCCACTGGCGCAGCGCCCGCCACAGCGTCAGGCTTACCGGCTGGTCGAACTGGAACGCTGGAGCAAGTTCCTTGGCATCCCGCTCAACTTGCACCCAACGTTCTTCCCGGTTTCAGGTGATACCGCGGCACGCCTGATCATCGCCGCCCAACTGGCCAACGGCACGGCGCGCGCGCTGGAACTGACCGGCGCGATCTCGCGCGCGGTGTGGGCCGAGCAGCGCAATATCGCCGATGCCGCCACGCTTTCGCTAATCGCCGAGGAATGCGGTCTCGACGGCGCGAGCCTGCTCAAGGCCAGCGAGGGGCAGGCGGTGCAGGCCGCATATGCGCAGAACACCCAGGACGCTATCTCCGCCAACGTGTTCGGCGCGCCGTGGTTCGTTTATGACGGCCAGCCATACTGGGGCCAGGACCGACTCGATTTCCTCGACCGCGCGCTCGCAGCGGGCTGA
- a CDS encoding CopD family protein yields MLWVKAFHILFVTSWFAGLFYLPRIFVNLAMETDAASVKRLLLMARKLFRFMTMLAVPAVVFGLWLFLGYGIGRGAGQGWMHAKLALVLVLIGYHHGCGVLLRKFERGANTRSHTFYRWFNELPVLVLLAVVILVVVKPF; encoded by the coding sequence ATGCTCTGGGTCAAGGCGTTCCATATCCTGTTCGTGACTTCGTGGTTCGCGGGGTTGTTCTACCTGCCGCGCATTTTCGTCAATCTGGCGATGGAGACCGATGCGGCCAGCGTGAAACGCCTGCTGCTGATGGCGCGCAAGCTGTTCCGCTTCATGACGATGCTGGCCGTTCCGGCTGTCGTATTCGGCCTCTGGCTGTTCCTGGGCTATGGCATCGGCCGTGGCGCGGGGCAGGGGTGGATGCATGCCAAGCTGGCGCTGGTGCTGGTGCTGATCGGCTACCACCACGGTTGCGGCGTGCTCCTGCGCAAATTCGAACGCGGCGCCAACACGCGCTCGCACACCTTCTACCGCTGGTTCAACGAACTGCCGGTGCTGGTATTGCTGGCGGTTGTCATCCTGGTTGTCGTAAAGCCGTTTTAA
- a CDS encoding glutamate-5-semialdehyde dehydrogenase, with the protein MTEFDLHAYMTRVGQQARAASRAMARASTADKNRALLTIAAAIRRDADKLKAVNARDVERARTNGQDAAFIDRLTLSDKAIATMAAGLEQIAALADPIGEISNMKFRPTGIQVGQMRVPLGVIGIIYESRPNVTIDAAALCLKSGNSTILRGGSEAIESNTALAALVAEGLAAAGLPSEAVQVIETTDRAAVGRLITMTEYVDVIVPRGGKSLIARLMEEARVPMIKHLDGICHVYIDDDADLEKAVRVCDNAKTQRYAPCNTMETLLVSREIAAKALPPLCRIYQEKGVELRVCPATRATLEAAGFSGLVDATEEDWRLEYLAPVLAIRTVDGLDAAIAHINTYGSAHTDSIITENYTTGMRFLREVDSASVMINASTRFADGFEYGLGAEIGISNDKLHARGPVGLEGLTSLKYVVFGHGEIRT; encoded by the coding sequence ATGACCGAGTTCGATCTCCACGCTTACATGACCCGCGTTGGCCAGCAGGCCCGCGCGGCATCGCGCGCCATGGCGCGCGCTTCCACGGCCGACAAGAACCGTGCGCTGCTGACGATTGCCGCGGCCATCCGCCGCGATGCGGACAAGCTCAAGGCCGTCAACGCCCGCGACGTCGAACGCGCCCGCACCAACGGCCAGGACGCCGCCTTCATTGATCGCCTGACACTGTCGGACAAGGCGATCGCCACGATGGCAGCCGGCCTCGAGCAGATAGCCGCGCTGGCGGACCCGATCGGCGAAATCTCGAACATGAAGTTCCGTCCCACCGGCATTCAGGTGGGCCAGATGCGCGTGCCGCTCGGCGTGATCGGCATCATCTATGAATCGCGTCCGAACGTGACCATCGATGCGGCGGCGCTGTGCCTGAAGTCGGGCAACTCTACGATTTTGCGTGGCGGCTCCGAGGCGATCGAATCGAATACCGCCCTGGCCGCGCTCGTGGCCGAGGGACTGGCCGCGGCGGGGCTGCCCTCCGAAGCCGTGCAGGTGATCGAAACCACGGATCGCGCCGCGGTTGGTCGCCTGATCACGATGACCGAGTATGTCGACGTGATCGTGCCGCGCGGCGGCAAGAGCCTGATCGCCCGCTTGATGGAAGAGGCGCGCGTGCCGATGATCAAGCACCTGGACGGCATCTGCCACGTCTATATCGATGACGACGCCGACCTGGAAAAGGCCGTGCGCGTGTGCGACAACGCCAAGACGCAGCGCTACGCACCGTGCAACACGATGGAAACGCTGCTCGTGTCGCGCGAGATAGCTGCGAAGGCGCTGCCGCCGCTGTGCCGTATCTACCAGGAAAAAGGTGTCGAGTTGCGCGTCTGCCCGGCAACGCGCGCCACGCTGGAAGCCGCCGGCTTCTCGGGCCTGGTCGACGCCACCGAGGAGGACTGGCGTCTCGAGTACCTGGCGCCGGTGCTGGCGATCCGCACGGTGGACGGACTGGACGCCGCCATCGCGCACATCAACACCTACGGGTCGGCGCATACCGATTCGATCATCACCGAGAACTACACCACCGGGATGCGTTTTCTGCGTGAAGTCGATTCGGCCAGCGTGATGATCAATGCCTCGACGCGCTTTGCCGACGGCTTCGAGTACGGCCTCGGCGCGGAGATCGGCATCTCCAACGACAAGCTCCACGCTCGCGGCCCGGTGGGCCTGGAGGGGCTGACCTCGCTCAAGTACGTCGTGTTCGGTCACGGCGAGATTCGTACGTAA
- the holA gene encoding DNA polymerase III subunit delta yields MQLKLDGLEAHLRQAQAKGLAPLYVVHGDEHLLVLEAVDRLRRAAREAGFSERDVLVAERGFQWGQVIEAQQSMSLFGDRKIVELRIPSGKPGKDGGEALRAVAAQPSPDVVMLVTLPRLDFATTKSAWFQALESAGVSIKVDAVDRTRLPAWVGERLGLQQQRVEPGEPGRRALQFIAEKVEGNLLAAHQEIQKLGLLYPPGALTFDQVQDAVLNVARYDVFKLSEAMLGGDVPRLVRMLEGLRGEGEATVLVLWALTEEIRVLSKVRQGLAGGKPAGVLMRELRVWGPRERLVPQAAQRLSMPQLEAALAMAARLDRQVKGLSDLPGAGGAAGALPAEPWDGLMQLALMIARPA; encoded by the coding sequence ATGCAGCTCAAGCTCGACGGACTCGAGGCACATCTGAGGCAGGCGCAGGCCAAGGGCCTGGCGCCGCTTTACGTCGTTCACGGCGACGAGCACCTGCTGGTGCTGGAGGCGGTAGATCGCCTGCGCCGCGCTGCGCGAGAGGCCGGTTTCTCCGAACGCGACGTGCTGGTGGCCGAACGTGGCTTCCAGTGGGGGCAGGTCATCGAGGCCCAGCAGTCGATGTCGCTGTTCGGCGACCGCAAGATCGTCGAGTTGCGTATTCCATCGGGCAAGCCGGGCAAGGACGGCGGCGAGGCGTTGCGCGCCGTGGCCGCCCAGCCGTCGCCGGATGTGGTGATGCTGGTCACACTGCCGCGCCTGGATTTCGCCACGACGAAATCGGCCTGGTTCCAGGCATTGGAGTCGGCGGGGGTGTCGATCAAGGTCGATGCCGTGGACCGCACGCGGCTGCCCGCCTGGGTGGGCGAACGACTCGGCCTGCAGCAGCAGCGGGTGGAGCCGGGCGAGCCAGGGCGGCGCGCGCTGCAGTTCATCGCCGAAAAGGTCGAGGGCAACCTGCTGGCCGCGCATCAGGAAATCCAGAAGCTCGGCCTGCTTTATCCGCCCGGCGCGCTGACCTTCGACCAGGTTCAGGACGCGGTGCTGAACGTGGCCCGCTACGACGTGTTCAAACTGTCCGAAGCCATGCTCGGCGGCGACGTGCCGCGCCTGGTGCGTATGCTCGAAGGGCTGCGTGGCGAGGGCGAGGCTACGGTGCTGGTGCTGTGGGCGCTGACCGAGGAAATTCGCGTATTATCCAAGGTCCGGCAAGGCTTGGCGGGCGGCAAGCCGGCGGGCGTGCTGATGCGCGAACTGCGCGTCTGGGGCCCGCGCGAGCGGCTCGTACCACAGGCCGCGCAACGGCTGTCGATGCCGCAACTGGAAGCCGCGCTTGCCATGGCCGCGCGGCTGGACCGGCAGGTCAAGGGCCTGTCCGACCTGCCAGGCGCTGGCGGAGCGGCCGGTGCGTTACCAGCCGAGCCATGGGACGGCCTGATGCAGCTTGCGCTGATGATCGCCAGACCCGCATGA
- a CDS encoding LPS-assembly lipoprotein LptE: MDRPNMGRRGFFAIGAAAAAAALLGGCGFHMRGNADFAFKRLYIGIPANSLMGADLRRNIRNGSDTQIVTDPKEADALLDVLADTRAKSILSITTEGVVREYRLTYRFTFRLRDASGKELIPPSTLLLTRDLTYNEANTLAKDYEEQQLYRDMQRDVVNQLMRRLASVKTI; this comes from the coding sequence ATGGATCGACCGAACATGGGACGCCGCGGTTTCTTCGCCATCGGCGCCGCGGCAGCGGCGGCGGCATTGCTGGGTGGCTGCGGCTTCCATATGCGCGGTAACGCCGATTTTGCGTTCAAGCGGCTCTACATCGGCATTCCCGCGAATTCGCTGATGGGTGCGGATTTGCGCCGCAACATCCGCAATGGCTCGGACACGCAGATCGTTACCGACCCGAAGGAAGCGGACGCACTGCTCGACGTGCTGGCCGATACGCGGGCCAAGTCGATCCTCTCGATTACCACCGAGGGTGTGGTGCGGGAATACCGTCTGACCTACCGCTTTACCTTCCGCCTGCGCGATGCCAGTGGCAAGGAGCTGATCCCACCGTCGACGCTGCTGCTGACGCGCGACCTGACGTACAACGAAGCCAACACGCTGGCCAAGGATTACGAAGAGCAGCAGCTCTATCGCGACATGCAGCGCGATGTTGTGAATCAGCTCATGCGCCGGCTGGCCTCGGTCAAGACGATCTGA
- the leuS gene encoding leucine--tRNA ligase, with the protein MQDKYLPSAVEQAAQQHWKAIDAYKVSEHAVGPDGKEKSKFYACSMLPYPSGKLHMGHVRNYTINDVMARYLRMNGRNVLMPMGWDAFGMPAENAALNNGVAPAAWTYDNIAYMKKQMQSMGLAIDWSREVATCSPEYYRWNQWLFLKMLEKGIAYRKTGTVNWDPVDQTVLANEQVIDGRGWRSGAVVEKREIPMYYLRITDYAQELLGDLEGLGWPERVKIMQQNWIGRSEGVRFAFPHEIKGADGKLINDGKLYVFTTRADTIMGVTFCAVAAEHPLATHAAESNPALAAFIEECKHGSVMEADMATMEKKGMPTGLKVTHPLTGEQVDVWVGNYVLMTYGDGAVMGVPAHDERDFAFALKYNLPIKQVIDVKGQAYSTDAWLEWYGDKEHGLCIHSGKYDGLGYKAAVDAIAADLAAKGLGEKKVTWRLRDWGISRQRYWGTPIPLIHCDSCGVVPVPEKDLPVVLPEDLVPDGTGNPLAKDPRFLECTCPSCGKPARRETDTMDTFIDSCWYYMRYTCPDAGTMVDARNDYWMPMDQYIGGIEHAILHLLYARFWTKVMRDMGLVKFDEPFTNLLTQGMVLNETFYREDASGKKTWYNPADVDVQTDERGRPAGATAKADGQPVVIGGIEKMSKSKNNGIDPQALIDQYGADTARLFVMFAAPPEQQLEWSGSGVEGASRFLRRVWNYGYANAQAIRDGAGTAPTADDAALRREIHTVLKQANYDYERIQYNTVVSATMKMLNALEDAKTASPAGRREGFSVLLRVLYPVVPHIAHGLWQELGYAAETVDILDAAWPQVDEAALVRSEIELVLQVNGKVRGSLTVPADADRAAIEATAAASEIVAKFAAGAAPKKIVVVPGRLVNVVL; encoded by the coding sequence ATGCAAGACAAATATCTTCCGTCCGCCGTTGAACAAGCCGCCCAGCAGCACTGGAAAGCGATCGATGCCTACAAGGTGTCGGAGCACGCGGTCGGGCCCGACGGCAAGGAAAAGTCCAAGTTCTACGCCTGTTCGATGCTGCCCTACCCGTCGGGCAAGCTCCACATGGGCCACGTGCGCAACTACACGATCAACGACGTGATGGCGCGCTACCTGCGCATGAACGGCCGTAACGTGCTGATGCCGATGGGCTGGGATGCGTTCGGGATGCCGGCGGAGAACGCCGCGCTGAACAACGGCGTGGCACCGGCCGCCTGGACCTACGACAACATCGCTTACATGAAGAAGCAGATGCAGTCGATGGGCCTGGCGATCGACTGGTCGCGCGAAGTGGCGACCTGCAGCCCCGAGTACTACCGCTGGAACCAGTGGCTGTTCCTGAAGATGCTGGAAAAGGGCATCGCCTATCGCAAGACCGGTACCGTGAACTGGGATCCGGTGGACCAGACCGTGCTGGCCAACGAGCAGGTTATCGACGGCCGTGGCTGGCGTTCGGGCGCAGTGGTCGAAAAGCGTGAAATCCCGATGTACTACCTGCGCATCACCGATTACGCGCAGGAATTGCTTGGCGACCTCGAAGGCCTCGGCTGGCCCGAGCGCGTCAAGATCATGCAGCAGAACTGGATCGGCCGCAGTGAAGGTGTGCGATTCGCCTTCCCGCATGAGATCAAGGGCGCGGATGGCAAGCTGATCAACGACGGCAAGCTCTACGTGTTCACCACGCGTGCCGACACGATTATGGGCGTGACGTTCTGCGCCGTGGCCGCCGAGCATCCGCTGGCCACGCACGCCGCCGAAAGCAACCCGGCGCTGGCCGCGTTCATCGAGGAATGCAAGCACGGTTCCGTCATGGAAGCCGACATGGCGACCATGGAGAAGAAGGGGATGCCGACCGGCCTCAAGGTCACGCACCCGCTGACCGGCGAACAGGTCGACGTCTGGGTCGGCAACTACGTGCTGATGACCTATGGCGACGGCGCCGTGATGGGCGTGCCGGCTCATGACGAGCGCGACTTCGCGTTTGCGCTCAAGTACAACCTGCCGATCAAGCAGGTCATCGACGTCAAGGGTCAGGCCTATTCGACCGACGCGTGGCTCGAGTGGTACGGCGACAAGGAACACGGCCTCTGCATCCATAGCGGCAAGTACGACGGTCTCGGCTACAAGGCCGCCGTCGACGCCATCGCCGCCGATCTGGCCGCCAAGGGCCTGGGCGAGAAGAAGGTGACCTGGCGCCTGCGCGACTGGGGCATCTCGCGCCAGCGTTACTGGGGCACGCCGATTCCGCTGATCCACTGCGACAGCTGCGGTGTGGTGCCGGTGCCGGAGAAGGATCTGCCGGTGGTGCTGCCCGAGGACCTCGTGCCGGACGGCACGGGCAACCCGCTGGCCAAGGACCCGCGTTTCCTGGAGTGCACCTGCCCGTCGTGCGGCAAGCCGGCGCGCCGCGAGACCGATACGATGGATACGTTCATCGACTCGTGCTGGTATTACATGCGCTATACGTGCCCCGACGCTGGCACGATGGTCGATGCGCGCAACGATTACTGGATGCCGATGGACCAGTACATCGGCGGTATCGAACACGCGATTCTGCACCTGTTGTACGCACGCTTCTGGACCAAGGTCATGCGCGACATGGGCCTGGTCAAGTTCGACGAGCCGTTCACGAACCTGCTCACGCAGGGTATGGTGCTCAACGAGACGTTCTATCGCGAGGACGCCTCCGGCAAGAAGACCTGGTACAACCCGGCCGATGTGGACGTGCAGACCGACGAGCGTGGCCGCCCGGCTGGCGCCACGGCGAAGGCCGACGGTCAGCCGGTGGTGATTGGCGGCATCGAGAAGATGTCGAAGTCGAAGAACAACGGCATCGACCCGCAAGCGCTGATCGACCAGTACGGCGCCGATACCGCACGCCTGTTCGTGATGTTCGCCGCGCCGCCAGAGCAGCAACTCGAATGGAGCGGTTCGGGCGTGGAGGGCGCGTCGCGCTTCCTGCGCCGTGTGTGGAACTACGGCTACGCGAACGCCCAGGCGATCCGCGATGGCGCCGGCACCGCGCCGACGGCCGATGACGCCGCGCTGCGCCGCGAGATCCACACCGTGCTCAAGCAGGCCAACTACGATTACGAGCGCATCCAGTACAACACCGTGGTGTCCGCCACGATGAAGATGCTGAACGCGCTGGAAGATGCGAAGACCGCTTCGCCGGCCGGGCGCCGTGAAGGCTTCAGCGTGCTGCTGCGCGTGCTGTACCCGGTGGTGCCGCACATCGCCCACGGGCTGTGGCAGGAACTCGGCTACGCCGCTGAGACGGTCGACATTCTCGACGCCGCATGGCCGCAAGTCGACGAAGCCGCGCTGGTGCGCAGCGAGATCGAACTGGTGCTGCAGGTCAACGGCAAGGTGCGTGGCAGCCTGACGGTGCCGGCCGATGCTGACCGCGCCGCGATCGAGGCCACCGCGGCCGCCAGCGAGATCGTGGCCAAGTTCGCCGCCGGTGCCGCACCGAAGAAGATCGTGGTGGTGCCGGGCCGTCTCGTCAACGTCGTGCTCTGA
- the dapB gene encoding 4-hydroxy-tetrahydrodipicolinate reductase gives MKIAIAGASGRMGRMLIETVLNTDGVTLAGALDVPGAAALGQDAGLFLGRETGIKISSDIEAVLSAADCLIDFTRPEGTLAHLAVAKRLGKKMVIGTTGFDAAGKQALADAAKSIGVVFAANMSVGVNATFKLLEVAAKLLSTGYDIEIIEAHHRHKVDAPSGTALAMGEVVAKAIGRDLDECAVYAREGHTGPRDAKSIGFATVRGGDIVGDHTVMFAGIGERIEISHKSSSRQSYADGAVRAARFLADKPSGMFDMQDVLGLK, from the coding sequence ATGAAAATCGCCATTGCAGGGGCTTCCGGCCGCATGGGTCGCATGTTGATCGAAACGGTGCTCAATACCGACGGCGTGACGCTGGCCGGCGCGCTCGACGTGCCAGGTGCTGCGGCGCTGGGCCAGGATGCCGGGCTGTTTCTGGGCCGCGAGACGGGCATCAAGATCTCCTCTGACATCGAGGCCGTGCTCTCGGCCGCCGATTGCCTGATTGATTTCACCCGCCCCGAGGGCACGCTGGCGCACCTGGCGGTGGCCAAGCGCCTCGGCAAGAAGATGGTGATTGGTACCACCGGTTTCGATGCCGCCGGCAAGCAGGCACTGGCCGATGCCGCCAAGTCGATCGGCGTGGTGTTTGCCGCGAACATGAGCGTCGGCGTCAATGCCACGTTCAAGCTGCTGGAAGTGGCGGCCAAGCTGCTTTCCACGGGCTACGACATCGAGATCATCGAAGCGCACCATCGCCACAAGGTCGACGCGCCGTCGGGCACGGCGCTGGCGATGGGCGAAGTGGTCGCCAAGGCCATCGGCCGCGATCTCGACGAATGCGCGGTCTACGCGCGCGAAGGCCATACTGGCCCGCGCGACGCGAAGTCGATTGGCTTCGCGACGGTCCGTGGCGGCGATATCGTCGGCGATCACACGGTGATGTTCGCCGGCATCGGCGAGCGCATCGAGATCAGCCACAAGTCGTCCAGCCGCCAGTCGTATGCCGATGGTGCTGTGCGTGCGGCGCGTTTCCTGGCCGACAAGCCGAGCGGCATGTTTGACATGCAGGATGTGCTGGGCCTGAAGTAA
- a CDS encoding outer membrane protein assembly factor BamE, which yields MRSFRSSAMRPALVSSLLAAALLAGACSAYDSTSRKVADAITPYRINIVQGNFVSREAVSQLREGMTRDQVRFLLGTPLLTDVFHADRWDYYFSFRRGSRPVVQSRQFTVYFEGDKLVRWVGNELPSEYELIAEIDGMKAAQKNQTPGKIVFGGEPAPASAPAAMPASAPAAMPVAAASEPAAAPAAVAPAAAEAAQQKPAEAPASAASDVPAKPAS from the coding sequence ATGCGTTCATTCCGTTCGTCCGCCATGCGCCCCGCGCTGGTGTCTTCCCTGCTGGCGGCGGCACTGCTGGCCGGTGCCTGTTCCGCCTACGACAGCACCTCGCGCAAGGTGGCCGATGCCATCACGCCGTATCGGATCAACATCGTCCAGGGCAACTTCGTGTCGCGCGAGGCCGTGTCGCAATTGCGCGAAGGCATGACGCGCGATCAGGTGCGCTTCCTGCTCGGCACCCCGCTGCTGACGGACGTCTTTCACGCGGATCGATGGGACTATTACTTCTCTTTCCGTCGCGGCAGCCGGCCGGTCGTGCAATCGCGCCAGTTCACCGTGTACTTCGAGGGTGACAAGCTTGTGCGGTGGGTGGGCAACGAGTTGCCGTCCGAATACGAGCTTATCGCCGAAATTGACGGCATGAAGGCGGCGCAGAAGAATCAGACGCCAGGCAAGATTGTCTTTGGCGGCGAGCCAGCGCCAGCATCCGCGCCGGCGGCAATGCCGGCATCGGCGCCGGCTGCCATGCCCGTCGCGGCAGCGAGCGAACCGGCAGCCGCGCCGGCAGCCGTGGCACCTGCTGCCGCCGAGGCAGCTCAGCAAAAGCCGGCCGAGGCGCCAGCCAGCGCGGCTTCGGACGTTCCGGCCAAACCTGCCAGCTAA
- the fur gene encoding ferric iron uptake transcriptional regulator, translated as MPSPADLKNIGLKATVPRLKILEIFQTSEQRHLSAEDVYRILLNEHMDIGLATVYRVLTQFEQAGLLSRNNFESGKAIFELNEGKHHDHLVCLDCGRVEEFFDADIEQRQQSIARERGFALQEHALSLYGNCTKDDCPHRPRR; from the coding sequence ATGCCGAGTCCGGCGGACCTCAAAAATATCGGCCTCAAGGCGACCGTCCCCCGCCTGAAGATCCTTGAGATCTTCCAGACCAGCGAACAGCGCCATCTAAGCGCGGAAGATGTCTATCGCATCCTGCTCAACGAGCATATGGATATCGGCCTCGCCACGGTCTATCGCGTTCTCACGCAGTTCGAACAGGCTGGCCTGCTCTCGCGGAACAACTTCGAGTCGGGCAAGGCGATTTTCGAACTGAACGAAGGCAAGCACCACGATCACCTGGTGTGCCTGGATTGCGGGCGCGTCGAGGAATTTTTCGATGCTGATATCGAACAGCGGCAACAGAGCATCGCCCGCGAGCGCGGCTTTGCACTACAGGAACATGCCCTGTCGCTCTATGGCAACTGCACCAAGGACGATTGCCCCCACAGACCGAGACGATAA
- a CDS encoding LysR family transcriptional regulator yields the protein MVNVDTKLLVIFTELLSKRNATYVAEKMHMTAPAVSHSLGRLREIFDDPLFIRVPHGLTPTPRALELGPKIRDMLDLWSSINEGDADNFDPAIATGTLNIGFAAELGDTVFNRFVLRIKQLAPDLHIRLVESHSWEADVASMRANELDLAFSPFPTRHPEIVEEVVTSLNLWVCARKNHPLLKNDCTLEQYLDCSHIFMAHSGGAGRPAPALIPLDYALQQRGLKRNATLTVHSWRAQAELASQTDMIFTVNALTKDMACETYGLKAYPLPAELNTMLGLNMFWHRSRNTHPMLVWARGLFRQVVGEFLGLPAAAAAVPRSLRVVAEQDLTQE from the coding sequence ATGGTGAACGTGGATACCAAGCTGCTCGTGATCTTCACCGAGTTGCTCAGCAAGCGTAACGCCACTTATGTGGCGGAAAAGATGCACATGACCGCGCCGGCCGTTTCTCACTCGCTCGGCCGACTGCGCGAAATCTTCGACGATCCCCTTTTCATTCGGGTGCCTCATGGTCTCACGCCAACGCCGCGCGCGCTGGAACTGGGCCCGAAGATCCGGGACATGCTCGACCTCTGGTCGTCGATCAACGAGGGGGATGCCGATAATTTCGATCCGGCCATCGCCACCGGCACGCTGAATATCGGTTTTGCCGCCGAACTTGGTGACACGGTTTTCAACCGCTTTGTCCTGCGCATCAAGCAACTGGCTCCGGACCTGCATATCCGCCTGGTCGAATCGCATTCGTGGGAAGCCGACGTCGCGTCGATGCGTGCAAACGAACTCGATCTGGCCTTTTCGCCGTTCCCGACCCGCCATCCCGAAATCGTTGAGGAAGTGGTGACGTCGCTGAACCTGTGGGTTTGCGCACGCAAGAATCATCCGCTCCTGAAGAACGATTGCACGCTCGAGCAATACCTCGACTGCAGCCATATCTTTATGGCGCATTCCGGTGGCGCGGGCCGTCCGGCACCGGCACTGATTCCGTTGGACTACGCGCTGCAGCAGCGGGGCCTGAAGCGGAATGCCACGCTGACCGTTCATTCGTGGCGCGCCCAGGCCGAACTGGCTTCCCAGACCGACATGATCTTCACGGTCAACGCGCTGACCAAGGACATGGCCTGTGAAACGTATGGCCTGAAGGCCTACCCGCTGCCGGCGGAGCTCAATACGATGCTGGGCCTGAATATGTTCTGGCACCGCAGCCGCAATACCCATCCGATGCTGGTTTGGGCACGTGGTCTCTTCCGTCAGGTGGTTGGCGAGTTTCTGGGCCTGCCTGCGGCAGCCGCTGCCGTGCCGCGTAGCCTGCGCGTCGTGGCCGAGCAGGATCTGACGCAGGAATAA